The following proteins are encoded in a genomic region of Flammeovirga pectinis:
- a CDS encoding glutamine synthetase III family protein yields MTNLRFNAVEVASARSAKTVETPSNRISDYFGEDCFGLPQMKAHLAPGIYKKVESAVKHGTKIDEATADAVATSVATWAISKGATHHTHWFQPLTGSSAEKHDSFFDYTKGIETFKGSTLVQQEPDASSFPNGGIRATNQARGYTGWDPSSPIFIVDKTLCIPTVFVSFTGDTLDYKTPLLKAQEAINKATIDVCQYFEEGVTSISASLGCEQEYFLVDKAFYVARPDLYITGRTLFGAKPPHGQQLDDHYFGSIAPRVNAFMKDFEYQSHKLGIPITTRHNEVAPGQFEAAPLYEEINTGVDHNLLMMDIMEKVAGEHNFAVLLHEKPFAGLNGSGKHNNWSLITNKGRNLFDPEGSLYFLTFLVNSVKAVHKYADLLRASIASAGNDHRLGANEAPPAIMSVFLGSSLTAFLDEVAKTGKLVFNEGDDQYIELGLDKIPGLKLDTTDRNRTSPFAFTGNKFEFRAVGSTQNTATPMTVLNLIVAEQLTNFKETVDAAIAGGKDKEAAIRDVLVQYIKESEAIRFEGDGYSQEWVEEAASRGLSNVKDTPRALDFFISKEAKEIFAKQGVFTEREIEARHDVWSEIYSTKIDIESKTMEEIVLNKVIPASANYVSRLTDSAVKLKDLGLDASTVITTIEEVTGFMKTAKEGVAAMVLERDRVLAIDDTNAQAVEFCDSIKEKYFDTIRAAVDRLELFVDDAEWPLPKYSEMLLLK; encoded by the coding sequence ATGACAAATCTTCGTTTTAACGCCGTAGAGGTCGCTTCAGCTAGAAGTGCGAAAACTGTAGAAACTCCATCAAACAGAATTTCTGATTATTTTGGAGAAGACTGTTTCGGTCTTCCACAAATGAAAGCTCATCTTGCTCCTGGTATCTACAAAAAAGTAGAATCAGCAGTAAAACATGGTACTAAGATTGATGAAGCTACTGCTGATGCAGTTGCAACATCTGTAGCTACTTGGGCAATTTCAAAAGGAGCAACTCACCACACTCACTGGTTCCAACCATTAACTGGGTCTTCTGCGGAGAAACATGATTCATTCTTCGATTACACTAAAGGAATTGAAACTTTTAAAGGATCTACTCTAGTTCAACAAGAGCCAGATGCTTCTTCTTTCCCTAACGGTGGTATTCGTGCTACTAACCAAGCTCGTGGTTATACAGGTTGGGATCCAAGTTCTCCAATCTTTATCGTAGACAAAACTTTATGTATCCCTACTGTATTCGTATCGTTTACAGGTGATACTTTAGATTATAAAACACCATTGTTAAAAGCTCAAGAAGCAATTAACAAAGCTACTATCGACGTATGTCAATACTTCGAAGAAGGTGTTACTAGTATTTCTGCTTCATTAGGTTGTGAGCAAGAATATTTCTTAGTAGACAAAGCATTTTATGTTGCACGTCCTGACCTTTACATCACTGGTCGTACGTTATTTGGTGCTAAGCCTCCACACGGTCAGCAATTAGACGATCATTACTTCGGTTCTATTGCTCCGCGTGTAAACGCATTTATGAAAGACTTCGAATACCAATCTCATAAATTGGGAATTCCTATTACTACTCGTCATAACGAAGTAGCACCAGGTCAATTCGAAGCTGCTCCTTTATATGAAGAAATCAACACTGGTGTTGATCATAACCTTCTTATGATGGACATTATGGAGAAAGTTGCAGGAGAGCATAACTTTGCTGTACTTCTTCACGAAAAGCCTTTCGCAGGATTAAACGGTTCAGGTAAACACAACAACTGGTCGTTAATTACAAACAAAGGACGTAACTTATTTGATCCAGAAGGTTCTCTATACTTCTTAACGTTCTTAGTGAACTCTGTAAAAGCAGTTCATAAGTATGCTGACTTACTACGTGCATCTATTGCATCAGCTGGTAACGATCACCGTTTAGGAGCAAACGAAGCACCTCCTGCAATCATGTCTGTATTCTTAGGTTCTTCTCTAACTGCATTTTTAGATGAAGTTGCTAAAACAGGTAAATTAGTATTTAACGAAGGTGATGATCAATATATTGAATTAGGTCTTGATAAGATTCCTGGTTTAAAATTAGATACTACGGACCGTAACCGTACTTCTCCTTTTGCATTCACTGGTAACAAGTTTGAATTCCGTGCTGTAGGTTCTACTCAGAACACTGCTACTCCAATGACGGTATTAAACTTAATTGTTGCAGAACAATTAACAAACTTCAAAGAGACTGTTGACGCTGCAATCGCTGGTGGTAAAGATAAAGAAGCTGCAATCAGAGACGTATTAGTACAATACATCAAAGAATCTGAAGCTATCCGTTTCGAAGGTGATGGTTATTCACAAGAATGGGTAGAAGAAGCTGCATCTAGAGGTCTTTCTAACGTTAAAGATACTCCTCGTGCTCTTGATTTCTTCATCTCTAAAGAGGCTAAAGAAATTTTTGCTAAGCAAGGTGTATTTACTGAAAGAGAAATTGAAGCTCGTCACGATGTTTGGTCTGAGATCTACTCAACTAAAATTGATATCGAGTCGAAAACAATGGAAGAAATTGTTTTAAACAAAGTGATTCCAGCTTCTGCTAACTATGTTTCTAGATTAACTGATTCTGCAGTGAAATTAAAAGACCTTGGTCTTGATGCTTCTACTGTAATCACTACGATTGAAGAAGTTACTGGTTTCATGAAAACAGCAAAAGAAGGTGTAGCTGCAATGGTATTAGAACGTGATAGAGTTCTTGCTATTGATGATACAAACGCTCAAGCTGTTGAATTCTGTGATAGCATCAAAGAAAAATACTTTGATACTATTCGTGCAGCAGTTGACCGTTTAGAGTTATTCGTTGATGATGCTGAATGGCCATTACCGAAATACTCTGAAATGTTATTATTAAAATAA
- a CDS encoding outer membrane beta-barrel protein gives MKTKFFSFIAPLMVAGSMVFAQDSAETTEVVIAEETVETTEEEVTESNKLAISGSVDLYYNYDFSGQDVPNIGTSFNDTQNSIALGMANVILSQSLGKASFVADLSFGTRSNNSIPDAQFHIQNLYASYQLTEKLSATAGFMGTYVGYEIISPTGNFNYSTSYLFSNGPFQNAGLKLDYTVSDKFAFMVGVFTNEWDTYSAAPNLGMSGLGAQIYYAPVEGLDLYLNGFNSSTRTVVDLTAGYQASDALYIGLNAAWADKKDALSDESNNYKADQLYTGVATYLQYGFSETFALGLRYEYFKNNEKSYAADNSATDNFTAINAFTLSGNIALGPLMVIPELRMDTSDMDIFLDSDAKATSSATQGTLAVVYAF, from the coding sequence TATTCGCTCAAGATTCAGCAGAAACTACAGAAGTAGTAATTGCAGAAGAAACTGTTGAAACAACAGAAGAAGAAGTAACAGAATCAAACAAACTTGCAATATCAGGTTCAGTAGATTTATATTATAACTATGATTTTTCAGGGCAAGACGTTCCTAACATCGGAACTTCTTTCAACGATACACAAAATTCTATTGCTTTAGGTATGGCTAATGTGATCTTATCACAGTCATTAGGTAAAGCTTCTTTTGTAGCTGATTTATCTTTCGGTACTAGATCAAATAACTCTATTCCAGACGCACAATTCCATATTCAAAACTTATATGCATCTTACCAATTAACTGAAAAGTTATCGGCAACTGCAGGTTTTATGGGTACATATGTTGGTTATGAAATCATTTCTCCAACTGGTAACTTTAACTATTCTACTTCTTATTTATTCTCAAACGGTCCTTTCCAAAATGCTGGTCTTAAACTAGATTATACGGTTTCTGATAAATTTGCATTTATGGTAGGTGTATTTACTAATGAGTGGGATACATATTCAGCTGCTCCTAACTTAGGTATGAGTGGTTTAGGTGCTCAAATTTACTATGCTCCTGTTGAAGGTCTTGATTTATACTTAAACGGTTTCAATTCTTCTACAAGAACAGTTGTTGATTTAACTGCTGGTTACCAAGCATCTGACGCATTGTATATTGGTTTAAATGCTGCATGGGCAGATAAGAAAGATGCTTTAAGTGATGAAAGTAATAACTACAAAGCAGACCAATTATACACTGGTGTTGCTACATATTTACAATATGGTTTTTCAGAGACATTTGCTTTAGGTCTTCGTTATGAATACTTTAAAAATAATGAAAAATCTTATGCTGCTGACAACTCAGCAACAGACAATTTTACAGCAATAAACGCATTCACATTATCTGGTAACATTGCTTTAGGACCATTAATGGTAATTCCTGAATTAAGAATGGATACTTCGGATATGGATATCTTCTTAGACAGCGATGCAAAAGCTACTAGCTCTGCTACTCAAGGTACTTTAGCTGTAGTGTATGCATTCTAA